cctccacgtGCTGTTCCAGAGCTTCTTCGCATTCATTGAACACCGGCGAATGAAAGCCCGCACAAAACCGTGCACCTTGACCAAGACCATTGGCTTCACCATATCGGCCTATCAGGAGGACCCCACCTATCTCAGAGAGTGCCTCAACTCCATCAGGGCTCTCAAGTATCCCCCTGAGCTGCTGCGCATCATCATGGTGGTGGACGGGAACTCAGACGATGACCAATATATGATGGACATGTTCAGAGAGGTTTTCAAAGACCAAGATCCTGGCTGTTATGTGTGGAGGAACAACTACCACACATGGGACCCCACCCAGGCCCAGCAAGACGAGGAAATGGCCATGGGCTCAATGTGGGATCCTGATTATGTTGTAGGAGAGGatccacagagaaaagaggTAGAGCACCTGATCCAGAGCAAGAGATGTGTGTGCATTATGCAGAAATGGGGCGGCAAGCGGGAGGTGATGTACACGGCGTTCAAAGCACTTGGATCCTCAGTTGACTATATACAGGTATATCTATTTCCTCATTTATATCCCTGAAGAGTTTCTTTTAGTTGAGAtcattttatgaaaagaaaattacagtGTTGCAAGTTTTTAATGACATGAATCTCTTTCCCGTTCCTGAGGTGTGTGACTCAGACACTAAGCTGGACCCTCTGGCCACTATTGAGCTGTGTAAGGTGCTGGAGAGTAACCCCAAGTACGGTGCCGTGGGAGGAGACGTGATGATCCTCAACCTGAAAGAGTCCTACATCAGCTTCATGAGCAGCCTGAGGTACTGGATGGCTTTCAACATCGAAAGGTCCTGCCAGTCCTTCTTCAACTGTGTGTCCTGCATCAGTGGGCCTCTGGGTGAGTGTTTTCTCAAAGAAGCAGCCGGAGTCGCGTCTGTGTTGTGGTGTTGTTGCAGCCCATTGTAACTTCTGTTTCCTTGACTTGCTCCGTGAAGGTCTGTACAGGAACGATCTCCTCCAGCAGTTTCTGGAGTCTTGGTACAATCAGAGGTTTTTGGGAACTCACTGCACATTCGGCGACGACAGACATCTCACAAACCGAATGCTGAGCATGGGCTACGCCACCAAGTAAGAACCCTCTCAACATTACAGAAATGACACAAGACACAATAAACCTCTGTTGATTTTAAAGTTCTTAtttctgaatttgttttaaagataCACGGCTCGCTCCAAGTGCTACACGGAGACACCTGCTCAGTTCCTGCGCTGGCTCAACCAGCAGACTCGCTGGACAAAATCGTACTTCCGTGAGTGGCTCTACAACGCAATGTGGTGGCACAAGCACCACCTCTGGATGACCTACGAGTCCATCATCTCAGGTATTTTCCCCTTCTTCGTCACCGCCACCATCATCCAGCTGTTTTGGAACGGCACGCTGTGGGACATCCTGTGGATCCTGTGCTGCATCCAGCTGATTGGGCTGGTGAAAGCGGCGTACGCCTGCATCCTGCGCAGAGACATGGTGATGGTGTTCATGTCCCTCTACTCGGCTCTGTACATGACGAGCCTGCTGCCTGCAAAGTATTTCGCCATcatcaccatgaacaagagCAGCTGGGGGACGTCAGGCAGGCGAAAGATGGTGGGGAACTacatccccctcctccctctgtcggTGTGGGCAGCCATCTTGTTAGGTGGGCTCGGTTACACAATCTACAAGGAGAGTCACATGGACTGGTTCGCTCCAGCCAAGATTCAAGAGATTCAGTTTTTGGTCTTTGGCTCCGTGGCCTACATATGCTACTGGATGCTTATGATATTTCTCTATTGGGCATGGTTCCGCAGGTTATGTAGAAAACGTGCACAAAAATACACGGTGAGTGTGTAAGTCCGAAGTGAAGAACTGAGTTTTCTTCAAATGgaactattttctttattttattcatttgatttctttaaattatttagaAATGATAGTTTGGGTCGTTTCATGCAGATACtggaccaacaaacaaatgaaatggcAATAATTTTTGgtgatcttgatgaaacatcCATACAACCAAAGCATTTTTAACACATTgcaaaaaaatatagatatatataatgTTCGTGTGGAGGTGTTGTTGCACATTTCAATGAAACTGTACTGAGGGCTTTCGGGCTCATGCACTTCTCAGGTTTCTCTTTGTCAGTTGACGACTGGTGAGATGACCTTCCAGCAGATATTTATTCAATACCTAATCATGCGAAAAACTGCTATTCGCTTATTTTAACGCATTTGGATTAAAGGGTATTGTCCAcgtatgtgtgtctttgtagaTTGCATCAACAGTACAAAGAACTCCACTCACGGATGCATTACTGTGCCAGTTAAGTTAAGTGACCTTCACTTCAgcactgttattgttattgcacTGGATCCTGGACAGAACTTTTTGCAGGGATGCAGATTTCCTTGAAAATAATGGAAACTGCAGTTATGTTAttgattaaatattatatttagatGCTGTACATCTATTCTCTTGATGTGTGAAGTACTTTGTGAGATGCACTTTTTGTATTACTGAGGGAAAATGGACAAACACTGCCAAGttgtatgtttatttgtatattctAAACAATATATATGTTGTAATGTCTGGAAATAGTTTGAAAATGTGAACAaattgaagaagaaaaataaaatgtttttctaacaTGCACAGTTTTGTATTCCTTGAATCAAAATCACATTATGTCCGGAAAAGAGCATGCAggattcttttttgttttgttttactataATCACTTCGGCGAGAGAGCAGTGTGGTGGTGAAAGTCCATATTGTACAGAGCCagtcaaattatttatttaaaaaataatttgtatgtGGAACGCCAAAATACTAAGCAAAGTTTTCCCCACCCAACACCCTCATTTCATCTGTCATTCATTTATCTTAATAATTTAGCTTGAATAGGCTATTCAAGAATAGGCTTTGTGTATTAGGTATAATGTATTTATGGAACTTAAGATATTGTGATGttagaaaaattaaataaataactttacaATTCAAATGTACATATCTTTTGGTGTGTTCCTAATCCTTTAACTAACACATAATACgtcacaataaaatgtataagGAATGCAAGTGTCAGAGTCACGCTCAGGACATTGTGAGCAGgacgttttttgttttgtttacgtAACAGCGAGGGCGTAGTTCTCGCTAATGGGTTTTTTGAAAGCGGCAAAAGTGCAGAGGGAGTGATCCCTGCTTTGTAATGTTAATAGATGTTAGTTAGTTGTTGAGGAACAGTGCGTCAACAATCCCAGTGATAGTCAATGGTAGGATGTAGAATTCAATACACAGGGAATTCCTAATGTCACAAGTGAGGTGTTCCCATTTACACAAACACCCGAGTGGCTCTTGACTAGAAGATCAACACCCAAAGACAGATCTTCAGATTCTGACGGAATAGGTGTGGAGGAGCATTCTCAATGGAAAATTTCACCTGTATGATAATGCAAATAAGAACAAGAATTACACAGTGAGGGGAAATGTGCCAAAGTATGAACTTGTATAAAATTCTACCGCAGTGAATCCATGGACTCACACATGTGCAACTCGTCGTATAACATTTATAAGCTGGTTAAAAAAGCACAGAATCAAAGCAAAGTAAGAACAACATaaatataagtaaataaaaatgacaaataaatgaaaaattcacAAAGGAAAATCTCTCGAAACAGATATAATAAATTCTGCCAACTGATTTAAGGAATGATTTAATGAATTGAAACAATTGCTCCAGGTAAAGCACATACAGGACAAAGAGAATGGGGCTGAGAACAGAACACTGGGGTACACCACAATACAGACTTTCATATGTGGATGAAAACAGCCCTGCGTTAAAACAAATAATGGGGTTGTGTTGGTATTTAACCAGAGGATGAAATATAATCCAGAAAGACTATAGCACCAGGCTCAAGAatttgaacattaaaaaaaaattgtgttgtGTAATATTACAATTTGGGGATGGGGGGATTTGTATTACAAAAAGTTGGTGGTGGCAAACAGCAGAAAGAAGCcacactgtaaataacatgCAGTAACAGATCATAGCATCACTGTGTAACCAGTGGTTCTGACCCTTTTTGACTTGTGACCTTTGACATAAAAGTCGTCCGCATGTGGCAATCGGTTCCACCCTGTCCTCTAACCAGATGGTTacttataaatattttttttaggaACAAAGTGACTAAATTATTCCATATTTCACAACAAGACTGGAATGATTAGAGAAAATACCCCTAAAGTGAATGCAAACATCTGTATCAGAATATTTGTCTCATTTAATAACCATTTGGAAATATTGGACCAGCTAagaataatgatgataataatgagtgaatatgtcacagacacaaaatttgtaaaaaaaaatattttaatactttttacaCTTCgggtttatttatgtataatatatatatattattatagtgTAATTATGTACTTATGTTTTCTTTGGAATGAgggacttttacttgtaatggatcatttgtcatattttactATACTTCATCTTCCACTGTGGAGCATTATCATGCATCAATGGAGTAAAACTGATTAAAGCCAGTGTACAACTTgttaaaaatattcagtttatcTCGGATGGTCCTAATCTGTGCTTCTTATAATATTGACCCACTGTTGTCGCCACTGTCACTCAGCAGTCGTTCAAAACCTGAGATTCTACAACAGCAGATGATGACCACAAGACCATTGGTAAAATCAGGAAACACCAGCATAGATTACACCATCTGCCGAACTATGTATCTGTCACACCGCAGTGAGTCAAGGCCTCTGGCAGCGGTTAAAATATCTAAGGTTTGGCTGCTGAAATTTTTTCTCATATGAGTAAAAGTGTCCGGATTTCATCGTGAGAAGAATTAACATTACTCATCAGATCGCATCGTGATAGCTGGATCTGTCTCTAATGGATATTATGGCCACATTGTAATCTACGCAGTGTGGATGTCAGAGCTCTGAGGTGATTTAGTAAAAGACACCACTTTCTTAACCCGACAGAGCCTTAATGAGTCAGAGAAAGGAGAGGTCTGACGAAGCCAAACATCACTTCCCCTCGTGTCTGTTTCCAATTAGCCTGTCCTCCCCCACCCTGTCTGGGCCTCCCTCCCTGATATCAGGAAGGTGGAACAGTCTCAGCAGTGTCGGGGCCCACGTTTGATCTAGAATGGGAGGCAGAGGTTTGGGCCACACAGTGATGTGTCACCTTCAGAAGTGAATTGTTTGTGGTCT
Above is a genomic segment from Hippoglossus stenolepis isolate QCI-W04-F060 chromosome 8, HSTE1.2, whole genome shotgun sequence containing:
- the has1 gene encoding LOW QUALITY PROTEIN: hyaluronan synthase 1 (The sequence of the model RefSeq protein was modified relative to this genomic sequence to represent the inferred CDS: inserted 1 base in 1 codon); its protein translation is MELKPLLKKLGSIIRAILTFLFALVVLGVMVWAYVDGFQLATSTYGIISFGFYGLLLSLHVLFQSFFAFIEHRRMKARTKPCTLTKTIGFTISAYQEDPTYLRECLNSIRALKYPPELLRIIMVVDGNSDDDQYMMDMFREVFKDQDPGCYVWRNNYHTWDPTQAQQDEEMAMGSMWDPDYVVGEDPQRKEVEHLIQSKRCVCIMQKWGGKREVMYTAFKALGSSVDYIQVCDSDTKLDPLATIELCKVLESNPKYGAVGGDVMILNLKESYISFMSSLRYWMAFNIERSCQSFFNCVSCISGPLGLYRNDLLQQFLESWYNQRFLGTHCTFGDDRHLTNRMLSMGYATKYTARSKCYTETPAQFLRWLNQQTRWTKSYFREWLYNAMWWHKHHLWMTYESIISGIFPFFVTATIIQLFWNGTLWDILWILCCIQLIGLVKAAYACILRRDMVMVFMSLYSALYMTSLLPAKYFAIITMNKSSWGTSGRRKMVGNYIPLLPLSVWAAILLGGLGYTIYKESHMDWFAPAKIQXDSVFGLWLRGLHMLLDAYDISLLGMVPQVM